A window of Rhizobium acidisoli contains these coding sequences:
- a CDS encoding DUF1254 domain-containing protein, with product MLRIFFAILTGLFGAALLHLVIILSLPHFTGKDAATRVEAEGDINNFTLLGGQYDEAGLANGDPFVRTAVCSFDVEDAPVHFTAKGNVPFWSIAIYDSASNEVFSMNDRTSVGGALDVLAGGPIQLTDLRKNLPQELQQAILVEMARPDGYAVLRTLAPQASFNEAARNFLTEAGCEQFSAR from the coding sequence ATGCTTAGGATCTTCTTCGCCATTCTGACCGGCCTTTTCGGCGCAGCGCTGTTGCACCTCGTCATCATCCTGTCGCTGCCGCATTTCACCGGCAAGGATGCGGCGACCCGCGTGGAGGCGGAGGGCGACATCAACAATTTCACGCTGCTCGGCGGCCAGTATGACGAGGCGGGCCTTGCCAATGGCGACCCCTTCGTGCGCACCGCCGTCTGCTCCTTCGACGTCGAGGATGCGCCGGTGCACTTCACCGCCAAGGGCAATGTGCCTTTCTGGTCGATCGCGATCTACGACAGCGCCTCCAACGAGGTCTTCAGCATGAACGACAGGACCTCGGTCGGCGGCGCGCTCGATGTCCTGGCCGGCGGCCCGATCCAGCTTACCGACCTGCGCAAGAACCTGCCGCAGGAATTGCAGCAGGCGATCCTAGTGGAAATGGCGCGGCCGGACGGCTATGCCGTGCTGCGGACGCTGGCGCCACAGGCAAGTTTTAATGAGGCGGCGCGGAACTTCCTGACGGAAGCCGGCTGCGAGCAATTTAGCGCCCGCTAA
- a CDS encoding DUF1214 domain-containing protein, with amino-acid sequence MFRFPLFILVTLIVAFGGGIMISLYALDATQGFGAIKLGAWEAFPALQTVDADPYAKSHRARAGKLLYGSAEGLTFTASVDDDGARLNAGCRYRISGQTPPARLWTLFTADNGGNPAAVKTGHPAALNSWTVLRQPDSSFSIDISAAAQPGNWLALPEAGTFRLVLTLFDTPTAGSSGVIDLAMPKLTKTGCGNA; translated from the coding sequence GTGTTTCGATTCCCCCTCTTCATCCTGGTCACGCTGATCGTCGCCTTCGGCGGCGGGATCATGATTTCGCTGTATGCGCTGGATGCGACGCAGGGTTTCGGGGCGATCAAGCTCGGTGCCTGGGAGGCCTTTCCGGCGCTGCAGACGGTCGATGCCGATCCTTATGCCAAGTCGCACCGGGCGCGCGCCGGCAAGCTGCTCTATGGCAGCGCCGAGGGGCTCACCTTCACGGCGAGCGTCGACGACGACGGTGCGCGGCTGAATGCCGGTTGCCGTTACCGCATCAGCGGGCAAACGCCGCCTGCCCGGCTCTGGACCCTCTTTACCGCCGACAATGGCGGCAATCCGGCAGCGGTGAAGACCGGGCATCCCGCAGCGCTGAATTCCTGGACGGTGCTGCGCCAGCCGGACAGCAGCTTCTCGATCGACATCTCAGCCGCGGCTCAGCCCGGCAACTGGCTGGCCTTGCCTGAAGCCGGCACCTTCCGGCTGGTGCTGACGCTGTTCGACACGCCGACCGCAGGCAGCTCCGGGGTGATCGACCTTGCCATGCCGAAGCTCACCAAGACCGGATGCGGCAATGCTTAG
- a CDS encoding peptidoglycan-binding domain-containing protein, translating into MAARKRKSPKGKRGRQQPGLLMSGAAALGGLSLQGASVLGGVIGRNPSVAGGTITFVVIFSFVAANALWYQPGLHPHPIFRTRDPQSSNVLGARRPAEEQQGDVTTFRIERPEDGATTTNATPAPAAPGQQPSQLVMDIQQQLVRRGLYNGIPDGVIGPRTSAAILFFEETVGMAQTGDPTPEVLAALKTDASGPSTVPAEKPPEDVSSKAAAEDPVAAAIRSAEKTVKTAPSSAKQVPSSEITNVDLVLKIQKGLSNMAYANVGVDGVAGEQTRAAIRHFQKHYNLPENGEPTQAVLKKLKEIGAI; encoded by the coding sequence ATGGCCGCGCGCAAGCGAAAATCGCCTAAGGGAAAAAGAGGCCGGCAGCAGCCGGGCCTCCTGATGTCGGGTGCAGCGGCCCTCGGCGGCCTCAGCCTGCAGGGCGCCTCGGTGCTCGGCGGCGTCATCGGCCGCAATCCCTCGGTTGCCGGCGGCACGATCACCTTCGTCGTCATCTTCTCCTTCGTCGCCGCCAATGCGCTCTGGTATCAGCCGGGCCTGCATCCCCACCCGATTTTCCGCACCCGCGATCCGCAGTCTTCCAACGTGCTCGGCGCCCGCCGCCCAGCCGAGGAGCAGCAGGGCGACGTCACCACCTTCCGCATCGAGCGGCCGGAGGATGGCGCGACCACAACCAACGCAACGCCGGCGCCAGCCGCGCCCGGCCAGCAGCCGAGCCAGCTCGTCATGGACATCCAGCAGCAACTGGTGCGCCGTGGCCTCTATAACGGCATACCCGACGGCGTCATCGGCCCACGCACCAGTGCAGCCATCCTCTTCTTCGAGGAAACCGTCGGCATGGCCCAGACCGGCGATCCGACGCCGGAGGTGCTGGCGGCGCTGAAGACCGATGCATCAGGCCCTTCGACCGTTCCCGCGGAAAAGCCGCCCGAGGATGTAAGCTCGAAGGCGGCGGCGGAAGACCCGGTCGCAGCGGCGATCCGCAGCGCCGAAAAGACGGTCAAAACCGCTCCGTCATCCGCAAAGCAGGTTCCCTCAAGCGAAATTACCAATGTCGATCTGGTGCTGAAGATCCAGAAGGGCCTTTCCAACATGGCCTATGCCAATGTCGGCGTCGACGGTGTCGCCGGCGAGCAGACCCGCGCCGCCATCCGCCATTTCCAGAAGCACTACAACCTGCCCGAAAACGGCGAGCCGACCCAGGCGGTTCTGAAAAAACTCAAGGAAATCGGCGCGATTTAA
- a CDS encoding SufE family protein yields MASLDQIIDDFAFLDDWEDRYRYVIELGKALPDLAEEKRTSENKVMGCASQVWLVTHTTGDPDDPVMSFEGDSDAHIVRGLVAIVLATYSGKAASEIAGLDAFEIFSKIGLVENLSSQRSNGLRSMVNRIREEAKLRAAA; encoded by the coding sequence ATGGCATCCCTCGACCAGATCATCGACGACTTCGCTTTCCTGGACGATTGGGAAGACCGCTACCGCTATGTCATCGAACTCGGCAAGGCGCTGCCGGACCTGGCCGAGGAGAAACGCACCTCCGAAAACAAGGTGATGGGCTGTGCCAGCCAGGTCTGGCTGGTGACGCATACGACAGGCGATCCTGACGACCCGGTCATGAGTTTTGAGGGTGATTCCGACGCCCACATCGTCCGCGGCCTCGTCGCCATCGTGCTTGCCACCTATTCCGGCAAGGCGGCGTCGGAGATCGCCGGCCTCGATGCCTTCGAAATCTTCTCGAAGATCGGCCTGGTCGAGAACCTGTCATCGCAGCGTTCGAACGGACTGCGATCGATGGTCAACAGGATCCGCGAGGAAGCAAAGCTTCGCGCCGCGGCCTGA
- a CDS encoding TetR family transcriptional regulator has product MPRRRTLSDEQLLAMVLALIHAEGPDAATFAAVAKVSGLSGSTLVQRFTTKAAMLRAALLYAWDRLDAETARLTGSVANTPDGAVALLVGLSQDHGDNAAAYGEGLLVLREDFRDPVLRARGAVWGTALTAAIARCFGSASAPETIARLMLSQWQGSLTWWGFGAEGPVDKYVEMELRRFLAAVKS; this is encoded by the coding sequence ATGCCACGCCGCCGCACGCTTTCCGATGAACAGCTCCTCGCCATGGTGTTGGCGCTGATCCATGCCGAGGGGCCGGATGCGGCGACCTTTGCGGCGGTGGCCAAAGTCAGCGGCCTTTCCGGCTCGACGCTGGTGCAGCGTTTTACAACGAAGGCGGCGATGCTGCGCGCGGCACTGCTATACGCCTGGGACAGGCTGGATGCGGAAACGGCAAGGCTTACCGGCAGCGTGGCGAACACACCGGACGGCGCCGTCGCGCTGCTCGTCGGACTGTCGCAGGATCACGGCGACAATGCCGCCGCCTATGGCGAGGGACTGCTGGTGCTGCGCGAGGACTTCCGCGATCCAGTGCTGCGCGCCCGGGGGGCGGTCTGGGGAACGGCGCTGACGGCGGCGATCGCACGCTGTTTCGGATCGGCAAGCGCGCCGGAGACCATCGCCCGGCTGATGCTGTCGCAATGGCAGGGCTCGCTCACCTGGTGGGGCTTTGGCGCTGAAGGGCCGGTGGATAAATATGTGGAGATGGAACTGCGCCGCTTCCTCGCAGCGGTAAAGAGCTGA
- a CDS encoding YcgN family cysteine cluster protein, with amino-acid sequence MNDLPFWKRKTLAEMTVAEWESLCDGCGLCCLNKIEEWDSGDIYFTSVSCKLLDGESCRCSSYESRWDFVPDCVQLTKENVPDIAWLPPTCGYRLVNEGRDLYWWHPLISGDPETVHAAGISARGRTINENEIDIDDLEDYVVDWPLTVGEEKDEEEEEEEA; translated from the coding sequence ATGAACGATCTGCCCTTCTGGAAGCGCAAGACGCTTGCCGAAATGACTGTCGCCGAGTGGGAAAGCCTCTGCGACGGCTGCGGTCTCTGTTGCCTCAACAAGATCGAGGAATGGGATAGCGGCGATATCTATTTCACCTCGGTCAGCTGCAAGCTGCTCGACGGCGAAAGCTGTCGCTGCTCCAGCTATGAGAGCCGCTGGGATTTCGTTCCCGATTGCGTGCAGCTGACCAAGGAGAACGTGCCCGATATCGCCTGGCTGCCGCCCACCTGCGGCTACCGGCTGGTCAATGAAGGCCGTGATCTCTACTGGTGGCATCCGCTGATCTCCGGCGATCCGGAAACCGTTCATGCCGCCGGCATTTCCGCGCGCGGCCGCACGATCAACGAAAACGAGATCGATATCGACGATCTCGAAGACTACGTTGTCGACTGGCCGCTGACCGTGGGTGAAGAAAAGGACGAGGAAGAGGAAGAGGAAGAGGCGTAA
- a CDS encoding DUF2336 domain-containing protein: MRDRFRDLEGPLAVRKKDVVLMATVSSFENLSHPTRSELRQFAELFMPLFQASSDEAKRQAVAALSQCENMPAAVALFIGNQPIEIAAPFLAASKAIADDTLITIARMQGAAHVKAIVSRDSLSPKVIDALVALRQSQPRSAAAPAPMAESQTVPLSPAHGESNEADALQEQRVANEEALRERILGLAGHLGRADEDRLGLRTLTDIQEALLVRFARSREAMHFATALADALSASRWLAERIMLDLSGQQLATTLTSLGMGFLDAVFVLEKLYPHLAEQQHNVTRGWMVLDALDPEECHERVEAWRRADRYTYKPEVANAPAPQETPNHRFLNQAPAQRDMRVLGRRSR, translated from the coding sequence GTGCGTGACCGGTTTCGAGACCTAGAGGGCCCATTGGCCGTCAGGAAAAAGGACGTGGTATTGATGGCGACCGTCAGCAGTTTCGAGAACCTGTCTCATCCGACACGGTCCGAACTGCGCCAATTTGCCGAACTTTTCATGCCGCTCTTCCAGGCCTCCTCCGACGAGGCCAAACGCCAGGCGGTCGCAGCACTCTCCCAATGCGAAAACATGCCGGCGGCCGTGGCGCTGTTCATTGGCAACCAGCCGATCGAGATCGCCGCCCCTTTTCTTGCCGCCTCCAAGGCCATCGCCGACGATACGCTGATCACCATCGCGCGCATGCAGGGTGCAGCGCATGTCAAGGCGATCGTCAGCCGCGATTCACTCTCGCCGAAGGTCATCGATGCGCTGGTGGCACTGCGCCAGAGCCAGCCGCGGTCGGCCGCCGCACCGGCGCCGATGGCAGAATCACAGACGGTGCCGCTTTCGCCGGCGCATGGAGAGAGCAACGAGGCGGATGCGCTGCAGGAACAGCGGGTTGCCAATGAAGAGGCGTTGCGCGAGCGTATTCTCGGCCTGGCCGGCCATCTCGGCCGGGCCGACGAGGACAGGCTCGGCCTGCGCACGCTCACCGACATTCAAGAGGCGCTGCTGGTGCGCTTTGCCCGCTCACGCGAGGCAATGCATTTCGCAACGGCGCTGGCCGATGCGCTGTCGGCCAGCCGCTGGCTTGCCGAGCGCATCATGCTCGATCTTTCCGGCCAGCAGCTGGCGACGACGCTGACGAGCCTCGGCATGGGCTTTCTCGACGCCGTCTTCGTGCTGGAAAAGCTTTATCCGCATCTTGCCGAACAGCAGCACAATGTCACGCGCGGCTGGATGGTGCTCGATGCGCTCGATCCGGAGGAATGCCACGAACGGGTGGAAGCCTGGCGCCGCGCCGATCGCTACACCTACAAGCCCGAGGTGGCCAATGCGCCCGCCCCTCAGGAAACGCCGAACCACCGCTTCCTCAATCAGGCGCCGGCGCAGCGCGACATGCGCGTCTTGGGGCGGCGGTCCCGCTGA
- a CDS encoding transglycosylase domain-containing protein, translating into MQDPDNPERGPEAGLKETASNAADKRPAKSRHILLRIDSWIDSTVWNAGFRAAEIWEDITIFFRRFRVRGWKRMVFELAGEGLTLGAAGSVLMLLLAQPAFEATKEDWRNRGDFAVTFTDRYGNVIGHRGVIHQNSVPIDELPDSLIKSVLATEDRRFFDHFGIDVIGLFRAMVTNAQAGEVVQGGSTLTQQLAKNLFLSNERSIDRKITEAFLALWLESNLSKKEILSTYLDRAYMGGGTFGAAAAAQFYFGKNITDVNLAESAMLAGLFKAPAKYAPHVNLPAARARANEVLTNLVQSGLMTEGQVIAARRNPATVVDRNEVESPDFFLDWAFDEVQRLSPRFHQHSLIVRTTIDMGIQQAAEESVETSLREYGEAYHAKQGAMVMIENGGAVRAMVGGRDYGESQFNRATRALRQPGSSFKVYTYSVAMESGMTPQTTIVDAPISWGNWSPHNYANHYAGRITLETAIAQSINTVPVRLAKEKLGIQPIRAMAKNLGVETPIRDDVTIPIGTSEVTVLDQATAYATFPAGGYQSRRHGITQVLDYDGDVLYDFDRDEPAAKRVLSEQADAYMNQMLSRVPYVGTARKAALDNGIVTAGKTGTTQAYRDAWFVGFTGNYTCAVWFGNDDYTSTNNMTGGSLPAMTFKRAMDYAHQGVTLRAIPGIENPLPSEKDLAKTVAAKPQDGLPQLIRPRMLSVQSTNILKALGAKLKNAAPLAPAKVASAE; encoded by the coding sequence GTGCAGGATCCGGACAACCCCGAAAGAGGTCCCGAAGCGGGCCTCAAAGAAACGGCGAGTAACGCGGCGGACAAGCGGCCGGCGAAAAGCCGCCACATCCTGCTGCGCATCGATTCATGGATCGATTCGACCGTCTGGAACGCCGGTTTCCGCGCCGCCGAGATCTGGGAAGACATCACCATCTTCTTCCGCCGCTTCCGCGTGCGCGGCTGGAAGCGCATGGTTTTCGAACTGGCCGGCGAAGGGCTGACGCTCGGGGCGGCCGGCTCGGTGCTGATGCTGCTGCTTGCCCAGCCGGCCTTCGAGGCGACCAAGGAGGACTGGCGCAACCGCGGCGATTTCGCCGTCACCTTCACCGATCGCTACGGCAACGTGATCGGCCATCGCGGCGTCATCCACCAGAACTCCGTGCCGATCGACGAGCTGCCGGATTCCCTGATCAAGTCGGTGCTGGCCACCGAAGACCGGCGCTTCTTCGACCATTTCGGCATCGACGTGATCGGCCTCTTCCGCGCCATGGTCACCAACGCCCAGGCCGGTGAAGTCGTGCAGGGCGGCTCGACGCTGACCCAGCAGCTCGCCAAGAACCTGTTCCTGTCCAACGAGCGCTCGATCGACCGCAAGATCACCGAAGCGTTCCTCGCCTTGTGGCTGGAGTCGAACCTTTCGAAGAAGGAAATCCTCTCCACCTATCTCGACCGCGCCTATATGGGCGGCGGCACGTTTGGCGCAGCCGCGGCGGCGCAGTTCTATTTCGGCAAGAACATCACCGATGTGAACCTGGCCGAATCCGCCATGCTGGCCGGCCTGTTCAAGGCGCCGGCGAAATATGCGCCGCATGTCAACCTGCCGGCGGCACGTGCTCGCGCCAACGAGGTACTGACCAATCTCGTGCAGAGCGGGCTGATGACCGAGGGACAGGTGATCGCCGCCCGGCGCAATCCGGCAACCGTCGTCGACCGCAACGAGGTGGAATCGCCCGACTTCTTCCTCGATTGGGCTTTCGACGAGGTGCAGCGGCTTTCGCCGCGCTTCCACCAGCATTCACTGATCGTGCGCACGACGATCGACATGGGTATCCAGCAGGCGGCCGAGGAATCGGTCGAAACGTCGCTGCGCGAATATGGCGAAGCCTATCACGCCAAGCAGGGCGCCATGGTGATGATCGAGAACGGCGGCGCGGTGCGCGCCATGGTCGGTGGGCGGGACTACGGCGAAAGCCAGTTCAACCGCGCCACCAGGGCGCTGCGCCAGCCGGGCTCCTCCTTCAAGGTCTATACCTATTCGGTGGCCATGGAGAGCGGGATGACGCCGCAGACAACGATCGTCGACGCACCGATCTCCTGGGGCAACTGGAGCCCGCACAATTATGCGAACCATTATGCCGGCCGCATAACCCTTGAGACGGCGATCGCCCAATCGATCAACACGGTGCCGGTGCGGCTCGCCAAAGAGAAGCTCGGCATCCAGCCGATCCGGGCCATGGCGAAGAACCTCGGCGTCGAAACGCCGATCCGCGACGACGTCACCATCCCGATCGGTACATCCGAGGTGACGGTGCTCGATCAGGCGACGGCCTATGCCACCTTCCCGGCCGGCGGCTACCAGTCACGCCGCCACGGCATCACCCAGGTTCTCGATTATGACGGCGACGTGCTCTATGATTTCGACCGCGACGAGCCGGCGGCCAAACGCGTGCTGTCCGAACAGGCCGACGCCTATATGAACCAGATGCTGTCGCGCGTTCCCTATGTCGGCACGGCGCGCAAGGCGGCACTCGACAACGGTATCGTCACGGCCGGCAAGACCGGCACGACGCAGGCCTATCGCGATGCCTGGTTCGTCGGCTTCACCGGCAACTACACTTGCGCCGTCTGGTTCGGCAATGACGACTATACCTCGACCAACAACATGACCGGCGGCTCGCTGCCGGCGATGACCTTCAAACGCGCTATGGACTATGCCCATCAGGGTGTGACGCTGCGCGCCATTCCCGGCATCGAGAATCCCCTGCCCTCGGAAAAGGACCTCGCCAAGACCGTCGCAGCCAAACCCCAGGACGGATTGCCGCAGCTCATCCGGCCGCGCATGCTCTCGGTGCAATCGACGAATATCCTCAAAGCCCTCGGCGCAAAGCTGAAAAATGCCGCCCCGCTGGCGCCCGCGAAGGTGGCGAGTGCGGAATAG
- a CDS encoding DUF5330 domain-containing protein produces the protein MWFLIKGSFWFGLVLVLLSVFSTESSDKFASGPRLQLSDAFTAASGAYDYLTGMCSEKPEVCAKGAETLTALGYRAREGAHVAYELLDSQFQDETPATAKHTEPQMPVALTMPSLTAPAIQEKVREAKAALNQPMPYRPPVEDDASAETVVTGAIPLPTPKPAI, from the coding sequence ATGTGGTTTCTGATCAAAGGATCCTTCTGGTTTGGCCTTGTGCTCGTGCTTCTTTCCGTCTTCAGCACCGAGAGTTCCGACAAGTTCGCCAGCGGCCCGCGACTGCAGCTTTCCGACGCCTTTACGGCGGCAAGCGGCGCCTATGACTACCTCACCGGCATGTGCTCGGAAAAACCCGAGGTCTGCGCCAAGGGCGCCGAAACCCTCACCGCACTCGGCTACCGGGCGCGTGAAGGCGCCCACGTCGCCTATGAACTGCTCGACAGCCAGTTCCAGGACGAGACGCCGGCGACGGCAAAACATACCGAACCGCAAATGCCGGTGGCTCTCACCATGCCCTCGCTTACCGCACCCGCCATCCAGGAAAAGGTACGCGAGGCAAAGGCCGCGCTGAACCAGCCAATGCCCTACCGCCCGCCGGTCGAAGATGACGCCTCCGCCGAGACGGTTGTCACCGGCGCGATCCCGCTGCCGACGCCGAAGCCGGCGATCTGA
- a CDS encoding DUF1491 family protein, protein MRLRADIFVSALLRRVFASGDFAAVEKKGAEEAGAIFIRQHFRDGLETLYAPAPQTAFGEGEAGDRLFEIRLSRSEPEAVRAMLERERRFDPDLWIVELEAEELGDMIPLARDG, encoded by the coding sequence ATGAGATTACGCGCCGACATCTTCGTTTCCGCCCTCCTGCGCCGTGTCTTCGCCAGCGGCGATTTTGCCGCCGTCGAGAAGAAGGGTGCCGAGGAGGCGGGGGCGATCTTCATCCGCCAGCATTTTCGCGACGGCCTGGAAACGCTCTATGCGCCGGCGCCGCAGACCGCCTTCGGCGAAGGTGAGGCGGGCGACCGTCTGTTCGAGATCCGCCTGTCGCGCAGCGAGCCGGAAGCGGTGCGCGCCATGCTGGAGCGGGAACGCCGGTTCGACCCCGATCTTTGGATCGTCGAGCTCGAGGCGGAGGAACTGGGAGACATGATCCCGCTTGCGCGGGATGGCTGA
- a CDS encoding MucR family transcriptional regulator, with protein sequence MTEMATGNAPELLVELTADIVAAYVSNHVVPVSDLANLISDVHSALSNTSVPQPAAAIVEKQKPAVSVRKSVQDEQITCLECGGNFKSLKRHLMTHHSLSPEEYREKWDLPTDYPMVAPAYAEARSRLAKEMGLGQRRKRGRG encoded by the coding sequence ATGACGGAAATGGCGACCGGCAATGCGCCGGAGCTGCTTGTGGAACTGACAGCCGACATCGTCGCGGCTTATGTCAGCAACCATGTTGTCCCGGTCAGCGACCTGGCAAATCTGATTTCCGACGTGCATTCGGCACTGAGCAACACGTCCGTACCGCAGCCTGCTGCGGCCATCGTCGAGAAACAGAAGCCTGCAGTCTCTGTCCGCAAGTCCGTACAGGACGAGCAGATCACGTGTCTGGAATGCGGCGGCAACTTCAAGTCCCTCAAGCGTCACCTGATGACGCATCACAGCCTCTCGCCGGAAGAATACCGCGAGAAGTGGGATCTGCCGACCGACTACCCGATGGTAGCGCCCGCCTATGCCGAAGCGCGTTCGCGCCTGGCAAAGGAAATGGGCCTGGGTCAGCGCCGCAAGCGCGGCCGCGGCTGA
- the mnhG gene encoding monovalent cation/H(+) antiporter subunit G encodes MMDYILAGITALLLISGALFALSAAIGLVRLPDLYTRMHAASKVGTVGSGLLLLAAGLSSQELAILARAIAGFVFLLLTAPVSAHLLARAAHLSGYALGAVSVRDDMRKR; translated from the coding sequence ATGATGGATTATATCCTGGCCGGCATCACTGCTTTGCTGCTGATATCAGGTGCGCTCTTTGCTCTTTCGGCAGCGATCGGTCTGGTCAGGCTGCCGGATCTCTATACGCGCATGCACGCGGCCTCGAAGGTCGGGACGGTCGGTTCCGGTCTGCTGCTTCTTGCCGCCGGCCTCTCTTCGCAGGAACTGGCGATTCTCGCCCGCGCCATTGCCGGCTTCGTCTTCTTGCTGCTGACGGCGCCGGTCTCCGCCCATCTGCTGGCCAGAGCCGCCCACCTTTCGGGATATGCGCTCGGCGCCGTCTCGGTCCGCGACGATATGCGCAAGCGCTGA
- a CDS encoding sensor histidine kinase: protein MRVLSNIGGWVTALVDRAATSWLSRTGGGEAVRQRELAILRRLVLFSSAALFAAPIGLSAVTSPAVALPAGVAMVFAAFLFSAVGSIALARQGSSAGIATQSAEDFFLDATPGLVFFLDPHGSVATIGGRDRRDFLAWMRDPKGRGFLEQVHVSDRILFLQALDSLRRGEDAECVDLRIDRPPVARDQRQFAYLRMDMTARRDADGELAAVIAQLRDVSVEQQLRAEAQNRVADAESANDAKSRFLAAVSHELRTPLNAILGFSDILIGEYFGKFENDRQREYVGLVRESGAHLLSVVNTMLDMSKIEAGRYELILEPFDIASSVKSCESMLALQAKTKGLTLTSRIQRGLGEIVADQRAIQQILINLVGNAIKFTEAGGVVSVDAAARDGILKLTVSDTGIGIAADKLALLGQPFVQIQNDYTRRFEGTGLGLSLVKGLVALHGGHFAIASQPGEGTIITIEIAVDGSGAVRAEDAGQGATVEFPPRLKGAVNAGAELGEGRFDGRAQAKIA, encoded by the coding sequence GTGCGAGTATTGAGTAACATTGGCGGCTGGGTGACGGCGCTCGTAGACCGGGCGGCGACAAGCTGGCTCTCCCGGACGGGCGGCGGTGAAGCCGTGCGCCAGCGCGAGCTTGCGATCCTGCGCCGCCTCGTGCTGTTCTCGTCGGCTGCTCTTTTTGCCGCTCCCATCGGCCTTTCGGCGGTCACCAGCCCGGCCGTCGCCTTGCCGGCAGGGGTCGCCATGGTCTTCGCCGCCTTTCTCTTCTCCGCCGTCGGCAGCATCGCACTTGCGCGTCAGGGCTCGTCCGCCGGGATCGCGACACAATCGGCCGAGGATTTCTTCCTTGACGCCACCCCCGGCCTCGTCTTCTTCCTCGATCCGCATGGCAGTGTGGCGACGATCGGCGGCCGCGACCGGCGCGATTTCCTCGCCTGGATGCGCGATCCCAAGGGCAGGGGCTTCCTGGAGCAGGTGCACGTCTCCGACCGCATCCTTTTCCTGCAGGCGCTCGATAGCCTGCGCCGGGGCGAGGATGCCGAGTGCGTCGATCTGCGCATCGACCGGCCCCCGGTCGCGCGCGATCAACGCCAGTTCGCCTATCTCAGAATGGACATGACGGCCCGGCGCGACGCCGACGGCGAACTTGCCGCCGTCATTGCCCAATTGCGTGATGTCTCCGTCGAGCAGCAGCTGCGGGCCGAGGCCCAGAACCGCGTCGCCGATGCCGAATCGGCAAACGATGCCAAGTCGCGCTTCCTCGCCGCCGTCAGCCACGAGCTGCGCACGCCGCTGAACGCCATTCTCGGTTTTTCCGATATCCTGATCGGTGAATATTTCGGCAAGTTCGAAAACGACCGTCAGCGCGAATATGTCGGCCTCGTGCGCGAATCCGGCGCCCATCTCCTGTCCGTCGTCAACACCATGCTCGACATGAGCAAGATCGAAGCCGGCCGCTATGAGCTGATCCTTGAACCTTTCGATATAGCGAGCTCGGTCAAATCCTGCGAATCGATGCTGGCCTTGCAGGCCAAGACCAAGGGCCTGACGCTGACGAGCCGGATCCAGCGCGGCCTCGGCGAAATCGTCGCCGATCAGCGCGCCATCCAGCAGATCCTCATCAATCTCGTCGGCAATGCCATAAAGTTCACCGAGGCCGGCGGCGTCGTCTCGGTCGATGCGGCGGCGCGCGACGGCATCCTCAAGCTGACGGTCAGCGATACCGGCATCGGCATTGCGGCCGACAAGCTGGCGTTGCTCGGCCAGCCCTTCGTCCAGATCCAGAACGACTATACCCGCCGCTTCGAAGGCACCGGCCTTGGTCTTTCCCTGGTCAAGGGATTGGTGGCGCTGCATGGCGGGCATTTCGCCATCGCCAGCCAGCCCGGCGAAGGCACGATCATCACCATCGAGATCGCGGTGGACGGCTCGGGCGCCGTGCGCGCCGAGGACGCCGGCCAGGGCGCGACTGTCGAGTTCCCGCCGCGGCTGAAGGGCGCGGTCAATGCAGGTGCAGAATTGGGGGAGGGGCGTTTCGATGGCCGCGCGCAAGCGAAAATCGCCTAA